One Spinacia oleracea cultivar Varoflay chromosome 4, BTI_SOV_V1, whole genome shotgun sequence DNA segment encodes these proteins:
- the LOC110790068 gene encoding 40S ribosomal protein S29, with protein MGHSNIWNAHPKSYGPGSRACRVCGNPHAIIRKYGLMCCRQCFRSNAKEIGFIKYR; from the exons ATGGGGCACTCTAACATCTGGAACGCTCACCCTAAGAGCTATGGTCCTGGATCTCGCGCTTG CCGAGTTTGCGGAAACCCTCACGCAATCATTCGCAAGTATGGTTTGATGTGTTGCAGGCAATGCTTCCGTAGCAATGCGAAGGAGATTGGTTTCATTAAG TATCGCTAA